The Niabella beijingensis genomic interval GCAGCAAAAACACAGGAGAACTCCAGCCCCTTGGCCGCGTGGATGGTCATAAGTTTTACCGTATCGGAGTTGGGGTCCTTATTGTCGGCATCCGTAAGCAGGGTGATCTGCTGCAGGTAAGCCCCCAGGCTTTTGTCGATGACCTCGCCTTCCTCATTGTCCGGGCTTTCCACCCATTCCTTAATAGAATTCAGCAACTCCTGTATGTTTTCATAACGCTGCAGCCCTTCGGTGCTCTTATCGTTAAAAAGTTCTTTTACCAGGTTGGTTTGTTTTCCTACATGAAAGGCCACATCATAGGCATTTTGTTTTTCCAGCATGCTGGAAAAACTGCGGATCATTACTACAAAATCCTGGATCACGTTCAGTGTGCCCGAGCGGAAACCAAACTGGTCCGCTTTTTCAAGCACCTCCCACATCGTGAGCTGATGCGTGTTCGCCAGCAGCAATATCCGGTCGATGGTGGTTTTTCCGATGCCCCGTACCGGGTAATTGATGATCCGTTTGAGGGCTTCTTCATCACGGCTGTTTACGATCAGCCGCAGGTAAGCTACCAGGTCCCTGATCTCCTTGCGCTGGTAGAAGCTGATGCCTCCATACATGGTATAGGGAATGTTCATCCGCCGGAGCGATTCTTCAAATGCACGGCTTTGTGCATTGGTGCGGTACAGGATCGCAAAGTCGCGGTTCGAATAATGGTTCCGCAGTTTCTGCTCCTGGATGGTATCCGCTACAAATTTGCCTTCATCATTGTCCGTCATGGTACGGACGATCTTGATCTTTTCGCCATGGGCATTTTCGGTGAACAGCACCTTAGGGATCTGCGCCTTGTTGTTGCTGATGACCTCATTCGCCACATGGATGATATTTTGTGTGCTGCGGTAATTCTGCTCCAGCTTTACCACTTTCACATCGTCATAGTCTTTCTGAAATTGCAGAATGTTCTGAATGGTTGCGCCCCGGAAGCTATAAATGCTCTGGGCATCGTCTCCCACCACGCACACATTTTCATGCATGGCACCCAGCAGTTTTACAATTTCATACTGTGCCGGGTTGGTATCCTGGTACTCATCGATCATGATGTACCGGAATTTATGCTGGTACTTGCTGAGCACCTCCGGAAAGCTTTTTAACAGCTCATAAAATTTCAGCAGGAGGTCATCAAAATCCATGGCACCGTTCTTAAAACAACGTTTGCAATAGGCATCATAGATCTTTGCGATAGCCGGGCGGTTGGCGCGCAGGTCTTCCTGCTGTATATGGTAATCCGTAGCGTATTCCATCGGACTTACCAATGCATTCTTGGCAGAAGAGATCCGGTTATAAACCGTAGCCGGTTTGTACAGTTTATCATCCAGCTGCATCTCATTGATCACGGTCTTTACCACGCTTTTCGCATCATCGGTATCATAGATGGTAAAGCTGTTGGGGTACCCCAGGCGGTGCGCCTCAGACCGGAGGATTCTTGCAAAAACACTGTGAAAAGTGCCTATATATAAATTGCGCGCTTCATTGTTGCCGAGTATCCGTTCGATCCGCTCCTTCATTTCCCGCGCAGCCTTATTGGTAAAGGTAAGCGCCAGGATGTTAAAGGCATCGATGCCCCGGGCCATGAGGTGTGCAATACGGGTGGTAAGTACTTTGGTTTTTCCGCTGCCGGCCCCGGCAATGATCATCAACGGGCCATCAATATGTAACACGGCTTCTCGCTGCCGCTCATTCAATCCTGCTAAATAATCCTGCATGGGCGCAAGGTACGAAGCAGAACGCTGGTACAAAAAGATTCCGTAAGTTTTTTGCTAAAAGTATGATTAGCTTTTATTTAGCTTTTCCCATATCTGGGGGATCCGTTTGATCCATACCAGTTCTTTCATTTTTTCCTTTGCCGGTCCGACAGGGGTTCCAAAATAGGCACGGCCGCCATCCAGTGAGGAAGGCACGCCGCTCTGTGCATTAACTACGGCGCCTTTACCGATCGTCAGCGTTTTACTGACGCCCACCTGCCCCCACAGGATCACTTCATCTTCGATAACCGATGCACCGGCAATACCCACCTGCCCGGCAAAAAGACAATTCCGGCCCACCAGCGTATCATGCCCGATATGTACCAGGTTATCCATCTTGGTTCCGGCGCCGATACGTGTAACACCTGTTACACCCCGGTCGATCGTACAACCCGCTCCGATCTCCACACCGGACTCGATCTCGACCGTACCACAGCTTGTCATTTTTTTATAATGCAGTTCCCGGT includes:
- a CDS encoding ATP-dependent helicase, with amino-acid sequence MYQRSASYLAPMQDYLAGLNERQREAVLHIDGPLMIIAGAGSGKTKVLTTRIAHLMARGIDAFNILALTFTNKAAREMKERIERILGNNEARNLYIGTFHSVFARILRSEAHRLGYPNSFTIYDTDDAKSVVKTVINEMQLDDKLYKPATVYNRISSAKNALVSPMEYATDYHIQQEDLRANRPAIAKIYDAYCKRCFKNGAMDFDDLLLKFYELLKSFPEVLSKYQHKFRYIMIDEYQDTNPAQYEIVKLLGAMHENVCVVGDDAQSIYSFRGATIQNILQFQKDYDDVKVVKLEQNYRSTQNIIHVANEVISNNKAQIPKVLFTENAHGEKIKIVRTMTDNDEGKFVADTIQEQKLRNHYSNRDFAILYRTNAQSRAFEESLRRMNIPYTMYGGISFYQRKEIRDLVAYLRLIVNSRDEEALKRIINYPVRGIGKTTIDRILLLANTHQLTMWEVLEKADQFGFRSGTLNVIQDFVVMIRSFSSMLEKQNAYDVAFHVGKQTNLVKELFNDKSTEGLQRYENIQELLNSIKEWVESPDNEEGEVIDKSLGAYLQQITLLTDADNKDPNSDTVKLMTIHAAKGLEFSCVFAAGVEEQLFPNAMSINTREELEEERRLFYVVVTRAKEKLWITYANTRYKFGSLVQNEPSRFIEELPKDYIDNTYAGGGTRMQSSYGFGSTGSVYERMQGGWGAGKSAAAAENKYGPPPSKKTTPEYLGPKPEPKKVVEHTPSADFQASDISEIAAGQKVEHQKFGFGEVMRLEGNQHNKMAIIRFDTNGEKKILLNYARLKILS